In one window of Ailuropoda melanoleuca isolate Jingjing unplaced genomic scaffold, ASM200744v2 unplaced-scaffold8310, whole genome shotgun sequence DNA:
- the LOC117800829 gene encoding olfactory receptor-like protein OLF4 — protein MYLITVFGNLLIILAVSSDSHLHTPMYFFLANLSFGDICFTSTTIPKMLVNIQTQSKVITYAGCITQIHFLIVFGVLDFFMLSVMAYDRFVAICHPLHYTVIMNPQLCALLVLMSWIMFVSLFYCTVLGVYLSSAAPQSSHASAVASVMYTVVTPMLNPFIYSLRNRDMHRALKAVFVKETLHGQLSLD, from the exons atgtacctgatcactgtgtttggaaacctgctcatcatcctggccgtcagctctgactcccacctccacacccccatgtacttcttcctggccaacctgtcctttggagacatctgtttcacctccaccaccatccccaagatGCTGGTAAATATACAGACACAGAGCAAAGTTATAACCTATGCAGGCTGCATCACACAGATTCATTTCCTTATAGTCTTTGGTGTCTTAGACTTCTTTATGCTGAgcgtgatggcctatgaccggtttgtggccatctgtcaccccctgcactacacggtCATCATGAACCCCCAGCTCTGTGCACTGCTGGTTCTGATGTCCTGGATCATGT tcgtctccttattttattgtacggTGCTgggagtgtaccttagctctgctgctccccagagctcccacgcaagtgcagtggcctccgtgatgtacacggtggtcacccccatgctgaaccccttcatctacagcttGAGAAACAGAGACATGCACAGGGCTCTGAAAGCAGTCTTTGTGAAGGAGACACTACATGGCCAATTGTCATTGGACTGA